One genomic window of Puniceibacterium sp. IMCC21224 includes the following:
- a CDS encoding ABC transporter substrate-binding protein: MPVTCLFPRLIGAVLSLATVVLLCPPVSADEPEFFDVPFADGQWNIGRRLDESKLRYCVDPRDPGWEVAGAIADAIAGALLLEPERYVVTSEIVSEDITKAYELLLKHCDMHMGFKLIPDGYATWSFLTRPYFETDYAFVTASPALEKLGDLEPGGKIGATLGTSAHLRLVSYLTAMPVADRWSAFPMGTNTQALASLVAGTVDLALVWAPSLWAMQRSDPNAAKLHVIAPAPLPQTTLGVGALMLSNQTFLRTAVDEAIAALSADGTLVGILDSYEFPASVVP, from the coding sequence TTGCCCGTCACTTGTCTGTTTCCACGCCTCATCGGCGCGGTCCTATCGCTTGCAACGGTCGTGCTGCTCTGCCCGCCGGTTTCGGCGGACGAGCCGGAGTTCTTTGACGTCCCCTTTGCAGATGGTCAGTGGAATATCGGTCGGCGGCTGGACGAATCCAAACTGCGCTATTGCGTCGATCCGCGCGATCCGGGGTGGGAGGTCGCCGGGGCGATTGCGGATGCAATCGCCGGGGCACTTCTGCTCGAACCCGAGCGGTACGTGGTCACAAGCGAGATCGTTTCCGAGGACATCACCAAGGCCTACGAATTGTTGCTGAAACATTGTGACATGCACATGGGTTTCAAGCTGATCCCAGACGGATATGCCACCTGGTCCTTCCTGACCCGACCCTATTTCGAAACGGACTATGCCTTTGTGACCGCTTCACCTGCGCTTGAAAAGCTCGGCGATCTGGAACCGGGGGGCAAGATCGGCGCTACACTGGGAACCTCGGCGCATCTGCGTCTGGTGTCCTATCTCACGGCCATGCCGGTCGCGGATCGCTGGTCGGCATTTCCCATGGGCACCAACACCCAGGCGCTTGCCTCTCTTGTCGCCGGAACGGTGGACCTCGCGCTGGTCTGGGCGCCGAGCCTGTGGGCGATGCAGCGCAGCGACCCGAACGCGGCCAAACTGCACGTGATCGCCCCGGCCCCCCTGCCCCAGACAACGCTGGGTGTGGGCGCCTTGATGCTGTCAAACCAGACGTTCCTGCGCACCGCCGTAGACGAAGCCATCGCCGCCCTCAGCGCTGACGGAACGCTCGTGGGTATCCTCGACAGCTACGAATTTCCGGCGTCGGTGGTGCCATGA
- a CDS encoding ATP-binding cassette domain-containing protein, translating to MSADSRTPTALRVDGVSKRYGRTLALDDVNFEVPCRSLFALLGPNGAGKTTLMHILSTLLRPDNGKAFVAGFDTSTQPLSARRKLGIVFQEPSLDDRLSVRENLELHGLVYGVPRKIRRQRIDALMALVELTDWADKPARTLSSGMKRRLEIARALIHDSEILLLDEPTVGLDAQTRERIWHYIRELQRERDITVLVTTHYIEEVEACDQVCVIDRGKVLADGSPAELKQRYGQQLLRVVPKTEADHAALAARYVDRISADRADALILTSDDAFSEGFLAEHGARIRALSIEVPSLNSVFLTLTGREIRDQAASARDQTRAFGKIGGEHTR from the coding sequence ATGAGCGCCGACTCGCGGACACCGACCGCGTTGCGGGTCGACGGCGTGTCGAAACGCTATGGGCGAACGCTGGCGCTGGATGATGTCAATTTCGAGGTGCCGTGCCGGTCGCTCTTTGCCCTGCTTGGACCGAACGGCGCGGGCAAGACCACGCTGATGCACATTCTCAGCACTCTGTTACGGCCCGACAATGGCAAGGCCTTTGTCGCGGGGTTCGACACCTCGACACAGCCACTTTCGGCGCGGCGCAAGCTGGGTATCGTTTTTCAGGAGCCCAGCCTTGATGACCGGCTTTCGGTGCGCGAGAATTTGGAACTGCACGGTCTGGTCTATGGCGTGCCGCGCAAGATCAGGCGCCAGCGCATCGACGCGCTGATGGCGCTGGTGGAACTGACCGACTGGGCCGACAAGCCCGCGCGCACCCTGTCGTCGGGCATGAAACGGCGACTCGAAATTGCCCGCGCGCTGATCCACGACTCAGAGATCCTGCTATTGGACGAACCCACGGTCGGGCTGGATGCACAAACCCGCGAGCGGATCTGGCATTATATCCGCGAGCTTCAGCGCGAACGTGACATCACCGTTCTGGTCACCACCCATTACATCGAAGAAGTCGAAGCCTGTGACCAGGTCTGCGTGATCGACCGCGGCAAGGTGCTGGCCGACGGCAGCCCGGCAGAGTTAAAACAGCGCTACGGGCAGCAACTGCTGCGCGTCGTGCCAAAGACCGAGGCGGATCATGCCGCGCTCGCCGCGCGCTACGTCGACCGGATCAGCGCGGACCGCGCAGATGCGCTGATCCTGACCTCTGACGATGCCTTTTCCGAGGGGTTTCTGGCCGAGCACGGCGCGCGCATTCGGGCGCTGTCAATCGAAGTGCCCAGCCTAAATTCGGTGTTCCTGACCCTGACAGGGCGCGAGATCCGCGATCAGGCCGCCAGCGCGCGGGATCAGACGCGGGCGTTCGGCAAGATCGGCGGGGAACATACGCGATGA
- a CDS encoding ABC transporter permease produces MTERSVLMVQVIGIYALWLREVKRSLRDRGQLIGGVSRPILWVLIMGIGLNPYFRGEVYGQVTFVVPYTYLQFIFPAVIALNILFTSVQAAVSVIWDREFGFLREVLVSPLSRGSILLGKVLGGATVAVLHGCLVLLLAKFADVSLTLPKILETLGLMAMLAFALTSLGVVIANHIRSFQGFGVFSNAVILPLYFTSSSVFPLDPALTSAQTRVVYPDWLVTVVEWNPLTYAVDALRGALIGFNQFDPRLGIAIMGISGVVLFAVALYEFRRA; encoded by the coding sequence ATGACAGAACGCTCGGTTCTGATGGTCCAGGTGATCGGGATCTACGCGCTGTGGCTGCGCGAGGTGAAGCGGTCGCTGCGGGACCGCGGGCAGCTGATCGGCGGGGTCAGCCGACCGATTCTGTGGGTGCTGATCATGGGCATCGGACTCAATCCCTATTTCCGGGGCGAGGTCTACGGTCAGGTGACTTTTGTCGTGCCGTACACCTACCTTCAGTTCATCTTTCCCGCTGTCATCGCGCTGAACATCCTTTTCACCTCGGTGCAGGCGGCGGTCTCAGTCATCTGGGACCGCGAATTCGGCTTCCTGCGCGAGGTGCTTGTGTCGCCGCTATCGCGCGGCTCGATCCTGCTGGGCAAGGTGCTGGGCGGGGCGACCGTGGCGGTGCTGCACGGCTGTCTGGTCCTGCTGCTGGCCAAGTTTGCGGATGTCAGTCTGACCCTGCCCAAGATCCTTGAGACGCTGGGGCTGATGGCCATGCTGGCCTTTGCTCTGACCTCGCTCGGGGTGGTCATCGCGAACCACATCCGCAGCTTTCAGGGGTTCGGCGTGTTTTCCAATGCGGTCATCCTGCCGCTCTATTTCACGTCGAGTTCGGTGTTCCCGCTGGATCCGGCCCTGACAAGTGCGCAAACGCGGGTGGTCTATCCCGACTGGCTGGTGACGGTGGTCGAATGGAACCCGCTGACCTATGCGGTGGATGCCCTGCGCGGCGCGCTGATCGGGTTCAATCAGTTCGACCCGCGCCTTGGCATCGCGATTATGGGTATCTCGGGCGTGGTGTTGTTCGCTGTCGCGCTTTACGAATTCCGCCGGGCGTGA
- a CDS encoding ABC transporter substrate-binding protein, which produces MARDLAGLATVVALLLLVTFLPPDTSLSELRKTGTLKVCVPTAYPPLVTGDAAAPGIDIELIRAIADRLELAVSLNENPAMGRDFNPRNWRLSRAACEIIAGGVVDTDLTRSFLETSPSYATTGWASLSPEPLTDGLSGRTVGVLTILSGLDRIGLSSYLRAQGVTARILPRPDALVAAIAAGEVSVGITEALLAASLAHPEGWTTRPLPPELTRYRLVFGLWKGDLTLKRAVDRAIADMAADGEIEAILKKYLGARRF; this is translated from the coding sequence GTGGCACGGGATCTCGCGGGGCTGGCCACTGTTGTCGCCCTGCTGTTGCTGGTTACGTTCCTGCCGCCGGATACCTCACTGTCGGAACTGCGCAAGACCGGCACGCTCAAGGTCTGCGTGCCGACGGCCTATCCGCCGCTGGTGACGGGCGACGCCGCCGCACCCGGCATAGATATCGAGCTGATCCGCGCCATTGCCGACCGCCTCGAGCTGGCCGTGTCGCTGAACGAGAATCCCGCCATGGGCCGCGATTTCAACCCGCGGAACTGGCGGCTCAGCCGTGCAGCCTGCGAAATCATCGCCGGCGGTGTGGTCGACACCGACCTGACGCGGTCCTTTCTGGAAACAAGCCCGTCTTACGCTACGACCGGCTGGGCCAGCCTGTCCCCTGAACCGCTGACCGACGGCCTGTCGGGCCGCACGGTTGGCGTTCTGACGATCTTGTCGGGGCTCGACCGGATCGGGCTGTCCAGCTACCTGCGGGCGCAGGGCGTCACGGCCCGCATCCTGCCCCGCCCCGATGCGCTGGTCGCCGCGATTGCCGCAGGCGAGGTTTCCGTCGGCATCACCGAGGCATTGCTGGCCGCCAGTCTGGCACACCCCGAGGGCTGGACAACGCGACCCCTGCCGCCCGAGCTGACCCGCTACAGGCTGGTGTTCGGCCTCTGGAAGGGCGATCTGACTCTGAAGCGCGCAGTGGACCGCGCCATTGCCGACATGGCCGCGGACGGCGAAATCGAGGCGATCCTGAAAAAATACCTTGGCGCGCGGCGGTTCTAG
- a CDS encoding cytochrome c gives MTLTISRTARCVALTLGFSAFAVPLLSSASPLHGTTDAADSPERIFLAQADATPQERPVSYSAEQSDRGKAQYQKDCEDCHGKDLKGGMNGGASLRSVSFLTKYSDDMNASGLFGYMSSAMPPSNPGRYSASTYADLMAYILDRNGFSEGAPLPDDLDALDLLTMTK, from the coding sequence ATGACGCTGACCATTTCACGCACCGCAAGGTGCGTCGCGCTGACCCTGGGGTTCAGTGCTTTTGCGGTGCCACTATTGTCGTCGGCATCGCCGCTGCACGGTACGACCGATGCAGCCGACAGCCCCGAGAGGATTTTCCTCGCGCAGGCCGACGCGACGCCGCAAGAACGTCCGGTGTCCTATTCGGCCGAACAGTCCGATCGTGGCAAGGCGCAGTACCAGAAAGACTGCGAGGATTGCCATGGCAAGGATCTCAAGGGCGGGATGAACGGTGGGGCATCGTTGCGCAGTGTGAGTTTCCTCACGAAATACTCGGATGACATGAATGCCTCGGGTCTGTTCGGGTACATGAGCAGCGCGATGCCGCCGAGCAACCCGGGGCGGTATTCGGCGAGCACATATGCCGACCTCATGGCCTATATCCTTGACCGGAACGGCTTTTCCGAAGGGGCGCCGCTGCCCGACGACCTTGATGCGCTCGATCTTCTGACCATGACCAAGTGA
- a CDS encoding CcdB family protein — protein MAQFDLYRLRGGQLVVDLQTDLIGIDASRIVAPLREAGRYTAFPDLTPSVEVDGATWIVRTQELAAVPGVELIDRIGSLAEHRDALKRALDILIDGV, from the coding sequence ATGGCACAGTTTGATCTCTATCGCCTTAGGGGCGGGCAGCTTGTTGTTGACTTGCAAACCGATCTGATCGGCATCGACGCGTCTCGCATCGTGGCCCCTCTGCGTGAAGCCGGGCGCTATACAGCGTTCCCGGATCTGACACCTTCTGTCGAGGTGGATGGGGCGACGTGGATCGTCCGTACGCAGGAACTGGCCGCCGTTCCCGGTGTGGAACTGATTGACCGCATTGGGTCTCTCGCCGAGCATCGAGACGCATTAAAGCGTGCTCTGGATATCTTGATCGACGGCGTTTAG
- a CDS encoding type II toxin-antitoxin system CcdA family antitoxin, with product MGRIKVNLTLDADVAEAARALGLNMSRLAEAAIADAAKSERNRLWRIENEDAINAYAKEVAKDGLPLTQFRSF from the coding sequence ATGGGGCGGATAAAAGTGAATTTGACGCTGGATGCGGACGTGGCCGAAGCCGCTCGCGCGCTTGGGCTTAACATGTCTCGCCTTGCGGAGGCGGCGATCGCCGATGCGGCCAAGTCTGAGCGCAACCGTCTGTGGCGGATTGAGAACGAAGACGCGATCAATGCCTATGCCAAGGAGGTCGCCAAAGACGGATTGCCGCTCACTCAGTTTCGAAGCTTCTAG
- a CDS encoding TAXI family TRAP transporter solute-binding subunit, whose protein sequence is MKIRILAAAATFGVLGANAAMAQPLGIGTMGQGTSGYSMGAAISSVLADNGVNALVQPAAGTSAFLPLVQTGELDFGIANAMEIGEAISGQEAFEGRPLADLRMVTRLFPFRVGVFVRDDSGIEAIADLAGHSLTYGFTSQVTLNRALNAILATADLGADDIEPVMVPNVVRGADDFSAGQADAAFFAMGSGKVSEVDASVGGLHFLPLADDAESLARLQAIVPQAYIQTVDPAPNLTGVDAPMPVMSYDYVLVAGTHVPDEVIAQVVKVLNENQPALAEAFASFSKMEPDAMYREMGVPWHEGALAAYRELGQVD, encoded by the coding sequence ATGAAAATCCGTATACTTGCCGCCGCAGCCACGTTCGGTGTGCTGGGGGCCAACGCTGCCATGGCGCAACCGCTGGGCATTGGCACCATGGGTCAGGGCACATCTGGCTATTCGATGGGGGCCGCGATCTCTTCTGTTCTGGCAGACAACGGCGTCAACGCGCTGGTGCAGCCGGCCGCAGGCACCAGTGCCTTTTTACCGCTGGTGCAGACCGGAGAGTTGGATTTCGGTATTGCCAACGCCATGGAGATTGGCGAGGCGATCAGCGGACAGGAAGCATTCGAGGGTCGTCCGCTGGCCGATCTGCGCATGGTGACGCGGCTGTTCCCATTTCGGGTCGGCGTGTTTGTACGCGACGACAGCGGGATCGAAGCGATTGCCGACCTTGCCGGTCACAGCCTGACCTATGGATTTACCAGTCAGGTCACGCTGAACCGGGCGCTGAACGCGATTCTGGCTACCGCCGACCTTGGCGCCGATGACATCGAACCGGTGATGGTGCCCAACGTGGTGCGCGGCGCCGATGATTTTTCCGCCGGACAGGCCGATGCGGCGTTCTTTGCCATGGGGTCGGGCAAGGTGTCCGAAGTCGATGCCTCGGTCGGCGGGCTGCATTTCCTGCCGCTGGCAGATGATGCGGAATCGTTGGCCCGTTTACAGGCCATCGTGCCGCAGGCCTATATCCAGACCGTCGACCCGGCCCCCAACCTGACCGGTGTGGACGCGCCGATGCCGGTGATGTCCTACGATTACGTGCTGGTTGCCGGAACCCATGTCCCTGATGAGGTAATCGCCCAGGTAGTCAAGGTTCTGAATGAAAACCAGCCTGCGCTGGCCGAAGCATTCGCCAGCTTTTCCAAGATGGAGCCGGACGCCATGTACCGCGAAATGGGTGTGCCGTGGCACGAGGGCGCGCTGGCAGCCTATCGCGAACTTGGTCAGGTTGACTGA
- a CDS encoding TRAP transporter fused permease subunit, which yields MTMTASRLDRTLAGIAWLLATLMTLAAISYALDVPRRLSMALFTEQYLALILAFTLGIAFLKYPLFSGWFRLLDLLLSVLGFGAAMYVALFYPVLVNELVYKPLSGVIIAVIITLLTVEAVRRATGWGLTLVVAGFLLYGLLGHLLPFGLSRQILPDRLFIYSAMDTNALIGLPLMVASIVVYGFILMGQVLQRSGGGAFFNDLALALVGRTTGGAAKIAVVSSFLFGSVSGSAVANVVASGVVTIPMMKRAGYSPKFAAATEALASTGGQLAPPIMGAAAFLMAEFLQVSYATVVAAALIPTLLYYFSIGLYVHIHASAAGLSIPDDVEIPRVRDVVLDGWHFILPFVILIWTLFGLNWRPEVSALAAAGSLAALSLVVPYRGQRARLRDILKVIPETGSSVVEIIAISAAAGIVIGVLNLTGLSFALTLQLVQLADGNMILLLVIAALVSIVLGMGMPTVGVYVLLASLVGPGLVRAGIDPVAAHMFLLYFGMLSMVTPPVAMASFTAAAIARADPMQTGWQAVKMGWVAYLIPFVFVFEPGLVMRGTWGDVIWSAVPAVIGVIFATGAIYGYMWRPLRLAERLAMMALGLIALLPLDLGGQSRHLISLAALAAGLALLLMIRRNAPARPLETGH from the coding sequence ATGACCATGACCGCATCACGACTGGACCGGACGCTTGCGGGTATCGCCTGGCTATTGGCGACGCTGATGACGCTGGCCGCCATCAGCTATGCGCTGGACGTGCCGCGTCGCCTGTCGATGGCGCTGTTCACAGAACAATATCTGGCGCTGATCCTCGCCTTTACACTGGGGATTGCGTTTCTTAAATATCCGCTGTTCTCGGGCTGGTTCCGGCTGCTGGATCTGCTGTTGTCTGTTCTGGGGTTTGGTGCAGCGATGTATGTCGCGCTGTTCTACCCCGTTCTGGTCAACGAGCTGGTGTACAAACCACTGAGCGGCGTCATCATCGCAGTGATCATCACGCTTTTGACGGTCGAGGCGGTGCGACGCGCCACCGGCTGGGGGCTGACGCTCGTGGTGGCGGGGTTCCTGCTGTACGGCTTGCTGGGGCATCTGCTGCCGTTCGGGCTGTCGCGCCAGATCCTGCCGGACCGGTTGTTTATCTATTCCGCCATGGACACCAATGCGCTGATCGGACTGCCACTGATGGTGGCGTCGATTGTGGTCTACGGCTTCATCCTGATGGGGCAGGTGCTGCAACGGTCGGGCGGCGGCGCGTTCTTTAACGATCTGGCGCTGGCGCTCGTCGGGCGCACAACTGGCGGGGCAGCCAAGATCGCGGTGGTTTCGTCCTTCCTGTTTGGCTCGGTCTCGGGCAGTGCGGTGGCCAATGTGGTGGCGTCGGGCGTGGTCACGATTCCGATGATGAAGCGCGCGGGCTACAGCCCGAAATTCGCCGCCGCGACCGAGGCGCTTGCCTCGACCGGTGGTCAGCTGGCGCCGCCGATCATGGGGGCTGCGGCCTTCTTGATGGCCGAATTTTTGCAGGTCTCTTACGCCACGGTGGTCGCGGCGGCGCTGATCCCGACGCTGCTCTATTACTTCTCCATCGGGCTCTATGTGCATATCCATGCCAGTGCGGCGGGCCTCAGCATCCCCGACGATGTCGAGATTCCGCGGGTGCGCGATGTCGTGCTTGACGGCTGGCATTTCATCCTGCCCTTTGTGATCCTGATCTGGACCCTGTTTGGCCTGAATTGGCGGCCCGAAGTGTCAGCCCTGGCGGCGGCGGGTAGTCTGGCGGCGCTGTCGCTGGTCGTGCCCTACCGGGGTCAGCGGGCGCGGCTGCGCGACATCCTAAAGGTGATCCCCGAAACCGGCAGTTCGGTGGTCGAGATCATCGCGATTTCCGCCGCGGCCGGCATCGTGATCGGGGTGCTCAACCTGACCGGGCTGTCGTTTGCGCTGACCTTGCAGTTGGTGCAGCTGGCGGATGGCAACATGATCCTGCTGCTGGTGATCGCGGCGTTGGTGTCGATCGTACTCGGCATGGGAATGCCGACCGTGGGGGTCTATGTGCTGCTGGCCAGCCTTGTCGGCCCGGGGCTGGTGCGGGCCGGGATCGACCCGGTCGCGGCGCATATGTTCCTGCTGTATTTCGGGATGTTGTCGATGGTGACGCCGCCCGTCGCCATGGCTAGCTTTACCGCCGCCGCCATTGCGCGCGCCGACCCGATGCAGACCGGCTGGCAGGCGGTCAAGATGGGCTGGGTCGCCTACCTTATCCCCTTTGTCTTTGTGTTCGAGCCGGGGCTGGTGATGCGCGGCACCTGGGGCGACGTGATCTGGAGCGCGGTGCCCGCCGTGATCGGTGTGATCTTTGCCACCGGCGCGATCTACGGCTATATGTGGCGCCCCCTGCGGCTGGCCGAACGTCTGGCGATGATGGCGCTGGGGCTGATCGCCCTGCTGCCGCTGGATCTGGGGGGCCAGTCCCGCCATCTGATCAGTCTTGCCGCGCTGGCGGCGGGGCTGGCTCTGCTGCTGATGATCCGTCGCAACGCCCCGGCCCGACCCCTTGAAACCGGCCATTGA
- a CDS encoding amidohydrolase family protein — MKKIDVFNHIWPEPFFEALIKQIGSMSDMTKRSGDVPMMTSLDRRFEVMDMFGDDYCQILSLASPPLEKFGDPAIALELSRIGSDSMAELCQKYPERFPSFIGTVPITHPDGLVEESRRAIEDLGAVGMQVFTNVAGKPLDLPEYAPFFDYMNSVKKPVWLHPARGQNFADYDSEDRSEYEIYWTFGWPYETSAAMARMVFSKFFDQWPDLKVITHHAGGMIPYFEGRVGAGWDQMGARTSDRDLSVVRTSLKRPHLEYFKEFYADTASFGSRKAVEHAIEFFGEDRVLFASDAPFDPEGGPYYIRETIKLIESLDISDELRRKIFVGNAETLLGRKF; from the coding sequence ATGAAAAAGATCGACGTCTTTAACCACATCTGGCCCGAACCGTTCTTTGAGGCGCTGATCAAGCAGATTGGTAGCATGAGCGACATGACCAAGCGGTCGGGTGACGTGCCGATGATGACTAGCCTCGACCGCCGGTTCGAGGTGATGGACATGTTCGGCGACGACTATTGCCAGATCCTGTCGCTCGCCTCGCCGCCGCTGGAAAAGTTCGGCGATCCGGCCATCGCGCTTGAGCTGTCGCGCATCGGATCGGATTCCATGGCCGAGCTGTGCCAGAAATACCCCGAGCGGTTCCCCAGCTTTATCGGCACGGTGCCGATCACCCACCCCGACGGGTTGGTCGAGGAATCGCGCCGCGCGATCGAGGATCTGGGCGCCGTGGGGATGCAGGTGTTCACCAATGTCGCGGGCAAACCGCTGGACCTGCCGGAATACGCGCCGTTCTTTGACTATATGAACAGCGTCAAGAAACCGGTCTGGCTGCACCCGGCGCGGGGCCAGAACTTTGCCGATTACGACAGCGAGGACCGGTCGGAATACGAGATCTACTGGACCTTTGGCTGGCCATACGAGACCTCGGCCGCGATGGCGCGGATGGTGTTCTCAAAATTCTTCGACCAATGGCCCGATCTCAAGGTCATCACCCACCATGCGGGCGGCATGATCCCCTATTTCGAAGGCCGCGTCGGCGCCGGATGGGACCAGATGGGCGCGCGCACCTCGGACCGCGACCTGTCGGTGGTCCGCACCTCGCTCAAGCGTCCGCATCTTGAGTATTTCAAGGAATTCTATGCCGACACCGCGTCCTTCGGGTCGCGCAAGGCAGTGGAACACGCTATCGAATTCTTTGGCGAGGATCGGGTGCTTTTCGCGTCGGACGCGCCGTTCGATCCCGAGGGCGGGCCCTATTACATTCGCGAGACGATCAAGCTGATCGAGTCGCTCGACATCAGCGATGAGCTGCGCCGCAAGATCTTTGTCGGCAACGCGGAAACACTGCTGGGCCGGAAATTCTGA
- a CDS encoding MarR family winged helix-turn-helix transcriptional regulator has translation MRIDGIGQDDDDIRYLFSYNLQRLASLSSRIALLDIKPSFGINIHDWRAMAVLDFLGVAPLHTLAKRAGVQKSQMSRTVSALEERGFIEREVNPEDKRSVHLRLAPAGRKLVADILSASRERNRQMLQHLTEDERCELMRLMEKITVGSLDYLRALKGEGETRRPPPPATIFETEIL, from the coding sequence GTGAGGATTGACGGGATCGGGCAGGATGACGACGACATCCGTTATCTGTTCTCCTACAACCTTCAGCGGTTAGCCTCCCTGTCGTCACGGATTGCGTTGCTGGACATCAAACCTAGCTTTGGCATCAACATTCATGACTGGCGGGCGATGGCGGTGCTGGATTTCCTCGGCGTTGCGCCTCTGCACACGCTGGCTAAACGCGCGGGCGTACAGAAAAGCCAAATGAGCCGCACCGTCTCGGCGCTGGAAGAGCGCGGCTTCATCGAGCGTGAGGTGAATCCCGAAGACAAGCGCAGCGTGCATTTGCGGCTGGCCCCGGCAGGACGCAAGCTGGTGGCCGATATCCTGTCCGCATCGCGGGAACGCAACCGTCAGATGCTGCAGCACCTGACCGAGGACGAGCGTTGCGAACTCATGCGGCTGATGGAAAAGATCACTGTGGGATCGCTCGACTACCTGCGTGCGCTCAAGGGCGAAGGTGAGACCCGCCGCCCGCCTCCGCCCGCCACAATTTTTGAGACCGAGATCCTTTAA
- a CDS encoding mandelate racemase/muconate lactonizing enzyme family protein — translation MRIEAWSVAPVTHRNLDPEWHYAGRDVPELLGVRVALRAGDRMGEGYAPFLPHLDTTPEVLETTACSIAAGLLAADLSDLDACVARLGPCSRARNAARSAAEMALLDLAARGAGASVAAMLGGAPRAVEVLRIIPVKSPVRMADIAGSLVAEGYRALKLKGTGDHEADIARIAAVRGAVGAGITLTVDANQAYDTCGALRLERALRPHDIWSLEQPVPANDRASLATVRQQSHARIEADEGLFDADDLDAVLTAEAADGISLKLARSGGLLPSRDMALRGAGRGVYARLGTAFGGPLVTLATATLAALCPTKGPAECAEFAHFDDGDHLWPTVRDGLLIPQKGPGFGQIRQSPWLAEWTG, via the coding sequence ATGAGGATTGAGGCCTGGTCCGTCGCCCCGGTAACGCACCGCAACCTTGACCCCGAGTGGCACTATGCGGGCCGGGATGTGCCGGAATTGCTCGGCGTGCGGGTGGCGCTTCGGGCCGGTGACCGGATGGGAGAGGGTTATGCGCCCTTCCTGCCGCATCTCGACACCACGCCCGAGGTGCTTGAGACCACCGCCTGTAGCATCGCAGCGGGTCTCTTGGCGGCGGATCTGTCGGATCTGGACGCTTGCGTGGCGCGGCTTGGACCCTGTTCAAGGGCGCGCAACGCTGCCCGGTCCGCCGCTGAAATGGCACTGCTCGACCTTGCGGCGCGCGGTGCCGGTGCCTCTGTTGCCGCGATGCTGGGTGGGGCACCACGGGCTGTCGAGGTTCTGCGCATCATCCCGGTGAAATCCCCGGTCCGCATGGCCGACATCGCCGGGTCGCTGGTGGCCGAGGGCTATCGCGCCCTGAAGCTGAAGGGGACTGGAGACCACGAAGCTGATATCGCCCGCATCGCCGCCGTGCGCGGCGCCGTGGGAGCGGGCATCACCCTGACCGTGGACGCCAATCAGGCCTATGACACCTGCGGCGCCCTGCGACTGGAGCGCGCCCTGCGCCCCCACGACATCTGGTCGCTGGAGCAGCCTGTGCCCGCCAACGACCGCGCTTCACTGGCCACGGTTCGACAGCAGTCGCACGCGCGGATCGAGGCGGATGAAGGGCTGTTTGACGCCGATGATCTTGACGCCGTGTTGACGGCAGAGGCTGCCGATGGCATCAGCCTGAAACTTGCCCGCTCGGGCGGGCTGCTGCCCTCGCGCGACATGGCATTGCGCGGGGCGGGTCGCGGTGTCTATGCCCGACTTGGGACCGCCTTTGGCGGCCCGCTTGTCACCCTCGCCACCGCTACGCTTGCCGCGTTGTGCCCGACCAAGGGACCGGCGGAATGCGCAGAATTCGCCCATTTCGATGATGGCGACCACCTTTGGCCCACCGTCAGGGACGGCCTGTTGATCCCCCAGAAAGGACCGGGTTTCGGACAGATTCGTCAGAGTCCGTGGTTGGCGGAGTGGACGGGTTAA